The region TGCTCTGCTTCTCCtgctcgccaccgccgccctgctGTCCGGCGATGCGGCCGCCGGCACGGGCAGCGGCGACAAGCCGACCCCGCCATGCTCGCCCCCCGACCGTGCCGCGCTGCTCGGCTTCAAGGCCGGCATCACCGCCGACACGACGGGCATCCTCGCCACGTGGGCCGGCGACGACTGCTGCGGCGGCGGGTGGGAGGGCGTGGCCTGCGACGCCGCCACGGGGAGGGTCGTGTCGCTGCGCCTGGAGTCGCAGCGGGGTCGCCACATGGCGGGCGCCATCTCCCCTTCCCTCGGCGGCCTCGAGTTCCTCGAGTCCCTGGTGATCCGCGACATGGGGCGACTCGTCGGCGCCGTCCCGGACGCCCTCTCGCGGCTCACGCGCCTCCAGCAGCTCTACCTCGAGGGCAACGCGCTGGCCGGCGGGGTACCCGGGAAGGCGCTGTCCAAGATGACCTCCCTCCGATACCTCTCGCTCGCCGGCAACCGGCTGGAGGGCCCGctgccgccggagctcgggcgccTTCGCGGTCTCGAGCAGATCAACCTCGCCGGGAACCGCCTCACCGGCGGGATCCCGTCGAGCTACGGGAACCTGTCCAGCCTGGCGTACCTCGACCTGAGCGGCAACCTTCTGTCAGGCGTCGTCCCGGAATTTGTAGGGCAGCGGTTCAAGAGCCTGGCGCTGCTGGACTTGAGCAACAACAGCTTCTCCGGCGAGCTGCCGGCGTCGTTATACACCTTGCGTGACCTTGCCGACCTGTCGCTGAGCCACAACAAGATCGCCGGCAGGATTCCACCGCAGATCGGCAGCCTCCGGTCTCTGAACTCTCTCGCCCTCGATGACAACCTGCTCGCAGGCCCCATTCCGAAGTCACTGTTCGGCCTGCCGAAGCTGTGGCGCCTCGACCTGTCCAAGAACAAGCTCAACGGCGCTCTGCCCGACTTCGCGGGCGGCGGGAGCCTGAAGTGGCTCGACGTGTCGAGGAACGCCATCGGCGGCCAGATACCGAGCTCGATCTCGAAGCTGCATGGCCTGGAGAGGCTGGACATCTCCCGGAACAGAGTCGGGGGCGTCATCCCGGCAACCATGGCGGCCATGGCGAGCTTGGAGTGGCTGGACCTCTCCAGCAACGCCATCGTCGGGAGGATACCGGATAACTTCACGAGGATGGCGGGCGTCCGGCACGCGAGCTTCAGAGGGAACAAGCTGTGCGGGCGGATACCGCAGGCCGCGCCGTTCAACCGGTTCCCCGCGGCGGCGTACGCGCACAACCTGTGCCTGTGCGGCAAGCCGCTGCCGCCGTGCAGGAAGATTAGCTAGCTAGTGTCATGCAGTGCTTCGTGTGTCAAAATTGCACCGCACACTCATAATTCAATAAGAGAATGAAAAAAATGTGGTGCAATACTTATCATACATAGTTGGTTAACAATTTTTTTGGATTTATAATTATCACCATTGTTGGTTTTGTGATAGCTAACCGGACTTGCCATCCGGTTTTATAGTTGCTCAACCTTACAAGTCCTTTTCCAGTGTAAAATGGCTCTTGGGCACAAGAACGAGTGTTAAATGTCAATTTTACCCTTTATGTATTTGAAATATTTTCTGCTTTTCCTCCCAAATACAACGGATGCCAGAGTTGTAGATTATATACAACCATTATTAACAATAACATGTGAATGTAGTAGTATAACAGAATCTCCACGGTCATTGAAATTGACACCAAATTCAACAGCCCTTCAATGAAAATGTTGTTCCATGACATGAAGTAGAAAATGGCGAACCTTCAACGGAAACGCATAAGAAAATAGAATGCCCAAATGAGGTCTGAATTTTAGTTTCAATTTACGTCTAGGAAACTGCCAAAGGCAATTTAGGCCCTTGTACTAATTAAGCCTTAGTTCCTATGAACCATCGTGAAACTTTGCTCTGTTTCTCGTAGATTCCTGAATTTTATTGTGCTCTCGATGTGGATACACAAGGATGAGTTCATCGTTGTCCGGGTCCCTCTGGCACACCTTCTCCACTACCGTGCTCCCTAACCACATCAAGACAAACATGCCACTTTCCACCTCCAAAAAGACGAACTCTGCATTGTCCCCGACCCCGACCACCGAAAAACCCGCGACTGTCTACTGCGCAAGATGGCCACATGTCTCGCCTCTTCCGACGTTGTCCCGGTCCAAGGCTAGCGGCACCAGACCTGCAACTGAAACCTAGCCACCACATGGAAAAATTAAAAGTGATCGCCGTCACTAGAGTATTCATTGTGGTCGTCGTCATGCTCAAATGCTCGCGACAGGACCAGGATGCCGAAGTACTGGTACCTGACGTCGTCCGAGAGCTGTTGAACAAAGAAGCTCACCATGGCCAAGTCTAACCCGAGGATGTATCCAGCCATGGTCACCGTGTAGATCCTGCCGCGGAGGAGCACAATTATTTTGGGGATTATGTCTAACGGATCTAGGAGCTTTGCGTTGGCGATATGGACTATCCGTGCTGCCAGATCCGGGAAGATCTAGAGATTAATTTGAAGGAATTGGGGGTGGAATCGAGATGTATCCAACCCGAAGAGGCTTGTGTTTCTCTATACAAGTAATTAAGTATAATAGTTCAGTCATTAGCTGGAAGATAGGATACGCTACAGTCCTCTAGGATGGTTGTTATATAGCCTTGACATGTTAAAAAGTAAAACAGTAGAGTAAGTGCAATGTATCCATCAGGTGAGCCATGTGAGCCATTGGATGGCAATCCCGCCTGGACTGTGGGTCACTGGATACTGAATGAAACGGTATATGCCTATGACAAGTGATGCCTGACGTTGCTCCCCCGTAAATTGCGACAACTCCTCATGGCGATGATGCTTGGGGTACTCCATTGCTCACTACAGGAAAAACTGTGGGAAAGTGTACTTGATATAGTCGGTGTCCTCCTAGGTTGACTCTTCTAGCAACAAAATTGTTCACTGAACTAACCACTGTACCACCAGAGTGTTGTTGCGAGGTATCTGATGAACCTGCAAAGCAGCAGCTGGTGAAATATTCAGTGTGCCGCCCTCGTTTACCACTGGTAAGTAAGGACTTGAAATGGCTTTCGGTCCATGGTGCTATTTTAGCCGGCTGGCTTGGAAACACATGGTGTATGCGGACGTGTTTAGGGAATTGTAGTTTGTATGCTATATTATCCACTCACTAAATGATTATGAATGTCTTGTAGTACTTATGTTGGACCTTCACTGTGAACAAAAGCCAAAAGCAGTCAGGAGATAGGGACCATATTTAATTAAATGAGATCTCCCACTTTGAATTGACGCCCACTCCTAATAAGATCTACACATCTTTTCATGAGATATTGAACCACCTGGAGGTTTTGTTTCACTTTGTTAGTCATGTTTTGTCTAGCTTCTAGGAATTCCACAACATCAAGTCCAAACACGATCATCGAAGGAGGGCCATAGAGCTTGATGATGTTGTCTATGAAGCCTTTTGCAATTTATTCATCTGTGTAGTCGTGTGTCATGGGAAGGAAATGAGCATACTTTGTGAATCTATCCACCACTACAATCATTACTTTTTTCCATTCGGAATTTGGCAAACAATTTTGTATATGGTGTATTACAATTTATAAATGAATATTCCTCATACATTTATAATAAACATGTTTACTTTGTTTTCTTACCTAAAAATGCACTAAACAAATACTCATAATGTCTCCAAATTTAATATATCATCGACAGAAACACATATAAGAAGCCTAAACAATATAAACACAACTTCAAATAGGTGGCCATAAGGACTCTAACATACCTCTTAAGGGATTGTACCTCTACTCTAGTAGTTAAGTGAGCAAGGCTCGCTTTCTGTACTAAATATTTAAAATACTGATGCCTGTTTTCATAGTGTCCTATAAAAATAAATGTGCTAAATTTAATTAAAATATGTTCGTAGAAATTGTGTTAGTCTTCGTAAATTTTTTAGTGTCTCTTAACAGAACAATTTCTTCATAAATATAATGTTTTCTATAGATTGAAGAACATTACAAAGCATAAGAAAAGGTATAACATTACAGGTTGTTTAAGTGTTATGTCTTTAGCATCTTTATTTATTGTAAATGATAGTTCTAGAGCACACAAGTCTAATAAATATCTTGACACAATTTTTTCGGTATGATTATTTAGCTAACTTTAACTTAAATAAATCATTTGCAGTGTATGATTCTCTTTTCGTTGCTCAAACAACGTGGCTGAATCTCCTCCATATTCCCTTAATTAGTTGTTGCTTGTTGGTGTTTTAATTTCTTTGCTCTTTATTGGTCAAGTCTAGCAATTATGTTCTGAAGGCTTGATTAATGAACTAGAAATGTGTGCATGCTTCTCCTGGAATGAAAGGATACACTACGAAGGGATTTAGAGCACAGTCTAGGAATTTAGCACTAGAGCATCACTATTTGGTGAACGAGCTTGGGTATTTTACGCCCTTAAACAAATTAGCCTCACCGACACCTCACTAGAGGAGAGCCATTGAGCTACCATAATTTGCCCATGTTGGCATACGACTTTCTGAGCACCAACCTCTTCTCTGGCGTAGCCCTAGAAATCATGGAGCCTGTCCTACTGAACAATGAGTCAATGCCAGCTTCTCCGGCGAGATGTTTGCTTCTGTCACTGCCTTTCCTAACCTTACCGATCTATATTTGAGCCATAACAAGATTAGAGATGGAATTCCACCGCATATCGCAATCACGTTGTCTTTTCATTAACAATGTGTCGGCGAATGTATTCTGGAATCCTGCTGCCAATGTGCTTCTTCTTTGACATGTTGAAGTGCTCGTAGGCTCCATTTCGAGGTCATTGCTCGGCTTGCAAAAGTCTTGGGCGCGCCTGTGACATATTAACTATTAAAGAGCAAGCTCACCTCTGAGCTGCCTAAATTAATTAGCTAGAGTTTGAAGTCGGTCATCATTTTAAAGAACCCAAGGTGTGCCATGCTAATACATCTCAgtcatatctataacttttgattgtttcatgccaatattctataactttcatataattttggcaatttttatactattttttgggactaacatattgatccagagcccagtgccagttcctgtttgttgcatgttttttgtttcgcagaatatccataccaaacgaagtccaaacacgataaaaattgacggagatttttttggagtatattgataccgtttttgctcacttttattacttgttaccttgccgtttttataattttagattacaaaaacctatatctaccatccatattgcacttgtatcaccatctcttcgccgacctagtgcacctatacaatttaccattgtattggatgtgttggggacacaagagactctttgttatttggttgcagggttgtttgagagagaccatcttcatcctacacctcccatggattgataaatcttaggtcatccacttgagggaaatttgctactgtcctataaatctctgtacttggaggcccaacaacatctacaagaagaaggttgagtaGTAGACATCAGCTATGTTTAACTAAATTATGAATTTACAATGAAAGTGTGTCAAAGTATGAATTACTACCATTTATTTATTATTTGCTGATGAAGTGTGGCCGTTCTTTTTCGTGAGCTTGACCCGACTAGCAACACATGTGCGTTTTGATTTTTGAAATGATGACAACTTAAGTTTTAATATAATTTTATGTATTTTTGAAATGCCACATTTCAAACTCTAGGAGGCTAGGATAGTGCATCAGTTCATATCTAACATATCTAACCGAAACCTAGATATTTAGCCCCTTAAACCTTAACTCCTCAAATTTGCGGAGTTGTAGAAAAGCTGTTTATAACCAAACTCCTAAAGAATTTTCTTTGCCAATCCTTCTATGCTTTGGCTGACATACTCCATTTCAAGCATATATTTGCACACatatcaaattcaaatttgaaccaagGTTCACACAATTCATGAACATAAAAAAGATCAAATTTACAGATATAATTATTCTAATTCAAACACGTGAAAGGGTCCAAATGATTGTCAAAGCTTGGCATAAGCCGGATTAGGTGCAAACTAATCCTTGACAAGCTTCCATGGCCTTATGCTTTATCCCGATTAATGTACAAGTGGCTGAACCGTCATCCTAATCTCAGATGTCGAAAGTCCTCCTGAACGATCACTGCAATGCCATCTCAAAatcaccatcatcttcttcttcctcctctaaaGAAGAGCCAATGAAGAATATCTCCGTTGACATCTTCATCTAGTTATTACAATATTTTATGTTGAATTTGATTGCAAAAAACAGTAAAACAACATCaatgaaaaataaagaaaaataatcaCCTAGCTAATTCGTCAAACACGATGAGAGCGGAATTGCGGCAACGCCTAGGCTGTGGGTGGACAGCGTGACTTAGGGGATGGCCTTCAGGCTTTGATAAGTAAGAATATCCTCAAAGTCATGCTTGCTCGTTGCAAACCAAGCCCGTCGTGGCCGAACTTCGGCTTTCGAATGATCACCGGAATGTTCGAGATTCCGGCGGCGTTGAGCTTTTTTGCAGGTGCTCTACGACATTATGGTCATCTGCCGTTTCCATTTTCGACGGAATGAAGTCGACAGTGGCCATATTCGTCCACAAGCTCCAGGCATCATGGGAAGGAGGGAGATATGCGGCGATTCCAGTAGTGGTGTCAGCCGACGAGCGAATCTACCATGGGCCGAGAGATCGGCATGGTTGCGGGTCCGGTGCGTCAGCCGGCGTGCACAGTAGTCGTTGAGGAAAATGAAATCGGCGGAGGCGGCGCCAGGGGTGGAGGTCGTCGAGTGAGAGGTAGCAGGAACCTGAAGCTGAAGGGGATCTTTTTGCAGAGAACTTGTTTGGGGGCCTCAAAATTAAGAGCCGGCAGAGGCTTCTTCTAAAAAAATTGGAGCAGTTGAAGGAATTTGGATAGGTGCGGCTTAActcataaggctggtcatagtgggaataACATAGTAAGTAACATAACATATCCCgagacaagtttgcttatgtggcagctAATTAATAAAAAGAGAGGTGTTTGGAGTAACTtattatgttaccatcacatagcgtttGCCAAAAAAagttgagtctacaagctaataaatgcaaCCATATATGTTCCTTT is a window of Triticum dicoccoides isolate Atlit2015 ecotype Zavitan chromosome 2B, WEW_v2.0, whole genome shotgun sequence DNA encoding:
- the LOC119368847 gene encoding LRR receptor-like serine/threonine-protein kinase FLS2, whose translation is MLRALLLLLATAALLSGDAAAGTGSGDKPTPPCSPPDRAALLGFKAGITADTTGILATWAGDDCCGGGWEGVACDAATGRVVSLRLESQRGRHMAGAISPSLGGLEFLESLVIRDMGRLVGAVPDALSRLTRLQQLYLEGNALAGGVPGKALSKMTSLRYLSLAGNRLEGPLPPELGRLRGLEQINLAGNRLTGGIPSSYGNLSSLAYLDLSGNLLSGVVPEFVGQRFKSLALLDLSNNSFSGELPASLYTLRDLADLSLSHNKIAGRIPPQIGSLRSLNSLALDDNLLAGPIPKSLFGLPKLWRLDLSKNKLNGALPDFAGGGSLKWLDVSRNAIGGQIPSSISKLHGLERLDISRNRVGGVIPATMAAMASLEWLDLSSNAIVGRIPDNFTRMAGVRHASFRGNKLCGRIPQAAPFNRFPAAAYAHNLCLCGKPLPPCRKIS